The genomic DNA TGAATAGAATTAAGATAGACATGACTGCTGTGGGAATCAACGGATTCGGAAGAATTGGACGTATGTGTTTGAGAGCCTGTCTCGAAAAGAATTTACAAGTGAGATCTTCGATCGCGAAAAGATatgaatagagaaaaaataaaagtactTTTTGTTTAACGCATCTCTAGGTGAGCCACATCAACGATCCTTACATTGCAGCAGATTACATGGTGTATTTATTCAAGTACGACTCTACCCACGGATCACTgtcggataaaattttttgcgaagATAACTCTCTGGTGATAAGAGGTAGGTGTCTTGTAAACAGAGAAGTGAAACGCAATCACTAGTTAATTCTCGTACCTTAATCGTAATGGAGAGCGGAAAATATCTACCTCGCAAGAAAAGGACCCCGCTAAAATTGGCTGGGACGAATTAGGGGTCAAATACGTGATAGAGGCTACCGGCGTCTTCACCACTCTCGAAAAAGCCAGCGTGAGTCGCACTTGACCATTAGTAACAACGTAAATACATGTCAAAACGCGGATTCGTCAATTGGTTTcgaatgaaatcagcggcacGTGGACGGGGGTGCCAAACGGGTCGTGATCACCGCGCCATCTATCGATGCTCCGATGCACGTTTATGGCGTGAATCACCGCTGCTACGACCCCACAGTCGGCAATGTCGTTTCCGCGGCGTCTTGTACTACCAACTGCGCGGCGCCAATCGTCAAAGTGATGAAtgacaattttgaaataatcgaAGCCATGATTACGAGCATTCACGCAATGACAGCTTCCCAGAAAACTTTGGATGGACCTACTGGAAAGGTGAAATCAGTCATTactttatacaaatttcatttcttcgttTATCGCAATTGAACATCATCCCACGAACGACAATCGATATACTTCGAAATCATTATGTCTCTTCGGTCCCCGGTTGTATTCTACATTTAAATACATAGTCAGTCTGCTCATTTATAGGATCAATGAAcgttttttagaaatttgatTCACCTGAGTATCGCGTAATACGTTGCTAGTAATGCTCGGATTAAAAGCACAGTAAATTAGGCATGTCACCCGGCAAGATGAGGGCgactcattttttatttgccttGTTACTTAGGTGACTGATAAACTATTGTTCAACACGTGGAGAATTCCCGTTTCTCTGATTTCCCTTTCCTGATGTAATACATGctcaaataatttcacattttctacGCACTCACGGTAGTCAATTGGAGCAATCTATCACAGTAACTATATTGGTCTCATATATCAATGACAGGAGTATTGTtagataatattttatcatttctgGTAAATAACCTCAGATATTACCTAGTTTTTACCTTTTCTCAAAGTTATGCAAGACATATGTTATATTACAACTATTATTACTACTCGGATGTGTAACTTTTAGTGGGTACATAAATTAGACATGTCAGGCGCGGATTTGGGCATGAGGATAAAAGTAGTGGAATTTTTAATTgccttgataaaaattttttaagctttGGAGAGATGGCCGGGGATGTTGTCAGAACATCATTCCCACGTCTACCGGCGCTGCGAAATCCTTGGCCAAGGTCATTCCGGAACTTAAGGACAAAATATCCGCAATCGCTTTCCGCGTACCTGTTCCTAATGTCTCCGTATGTGACATTACTTTTCGGTAAGAACTTCACGAGTTCAATGAACTCTTCATTGTTCCTATTGCAACTTTGTCGTATCAAGTTATTATCGCATGAAAACAAATCTGGCTTTTGATGTTcggataaaaatcaaaattacttCCATCGGTGCTCATCCTCACATGTTTTTTCGATTCTCGACAAATTTCAAGGGTTTCGAAGCCGACGACTTACGACGAGGTCAAACGAGCCATGAAGCACGCGTCTGA from Diprion similis isolate iyDipSimi1 chromosome 2, iyDipSimi1.1, whole genome shotgun sequence includes the following:
- the LOC124412322 gene encoding glyceraldehyde-3-phosphate dehydrogenase-like; the protein is MTAVGINGFGRIGRMCLRACLEKNLQVSHINDPYIAADYMVYLFKYDSTHGSLSDKIFCEDNSLVIRERKISTSQEKDPAKIGWDELGVKYVIEATGVFTTLEKASRHVDGGAKRVVITAPSIDAPMHVYGVNHRCYDPTVGNVVSAASCTTNCAAPIVKVMNDNFEIIEAMITSIHAMTASQKTLDGPTGKLWRDGRGCCQNIIPTSTGAAKSLAKVIPELKDKISAIAFRVPVPNVSVCDITFRVSKPTTYDEVKRAMKHASEGEFKGIMAYTEDDCVSSDFNHTTYSCTFDAKAGIPQTSTFIKVVAWYDNEYGYAHRVVDMIAFMQDTDQG